A window of Syntrophales bacterium genomic DNA:
GGATAGCTTCGGCAACCTTAGCGCCCAATTTTGCGGGTGAAAGTTTTTTAGAAAGTGAAAGACCCATAGCTTGAGCAATCCGTTCTACCTTTTCAGGAACGGCATCAGCCACGAATTCTATAGCTGCCGGCAGCGCCAGAGCGCAGCCTATGCCGTGCGGAATGTGATAATGGGCGCCGAGAGTGTGGGCAATGGCATGCCCCCAGTGGATCAGCGAATCGTTAAAAGAGATGCCTGCAATCAGCGCGGCAAAGGCCATGTTTGTCCGGGCTTCGAGATCACTGCCGTTTTTCACGGCCTTGCTGAGATTCTGGATAACAAGCACGATCGCTTTTTCAGCCAGGACATCCGACATAGGGTTCATTCCCTCAGAGGTCAAAGCTTCTGCCGCATGGGCAAAAGCATCCATCCCTGTAGATGCGGTGATACCGGGGGGAAGCCCCAGCATCAATTCCGGATCCACAATAGCCAGCGTTGCAACGGCAGCAGGGCCTATTACCCCTTTTTTGCTATTGCTCGCCGTATCCGAGACAACAGTAACCCCTGTCATTTCGCTGCCAGTCCCTGCAGTTGTGGGGATTAAAACAGTTATTTTCCCTGGTTTGTGCGGGGCGCCCGAGCCTACATAATAACGGCTGATCGGTGGCGGGTTGGTCAGCAGCACATTTATCCCCTTGGCGGTGTCCATCGAACTGCCTCCACCGACCCCCACGACCCCGTCAACTTTCCATTTATTGGCAATTGCCGCCGCCTCGTTCATCAAAGTATCCGGCGGATCTGCCTGTACGCCGTCAAATAGAACGATCTCAATCCCTGCGGCCTTTAAATTGTCGATAATTTTATCGCTGATCCCGGCACTTGCAACCCCCTTGTCATATACACACATGACCTTTTTCGCGCCCAGTTCCCTGACTTTCATTCCCGTTCTCAGCGAAGCTCCCGGCCCAAAAAGGACAGGCACCGATCTACTGAAACTAACAATCATTACTTGTTCCTCCTTTCCAAGATAAACAAAAAGTCGTTACCGAAAAGTTCGGTTTTCATACTCGGCGGGAACAATCTGTCAGATATTGTTCCCAATGAATGCACGCCGGTATCTACCCAATACCTAAAGCGTTTTCAGGCAGGATATAATATTGGTCTGTATTGTAATCAATTCGTGAACCATAGTTATACCGCACGATACATGCCAAAAAAGCATTACCCCTTGCATTTATCCAAATAATTGATATTAAAGAGTATCTCGGTATGGCGCGGCTGTGACAAAAAAGAAAATGTATCGCTCAGACTGCCGGTCTGGCAATATTTTGCCATATTGGCAAAAAGCAGGTTATGAGGTTTTCACTTATCTTAAATTGTAATGCAGGCATGAAAATGGAGGTTGTGCCGTCTACCGTATGCTGAAAGCTTTCATTTTTCTGTAGAAGGTACGCAGGGGAATGCCGCACGCTATGGCTGCCGCTTTCACGTTCCCGTGTTTCTTCAACGACTTGATCATAATATTTCTCGTTATCTCGTCTATATCCTGCCCCGAAACATCCTCTTCGGCGGATTCGCAGGGCAATACATCGGCAAGATCTTTAAGGGTAATGACATTGCCAGTACAGAAATTGAAGATGCCTTCCAGGCAATTTCTCAGCTCACGAACGTTTCCCGGCCATGAATACTGAAGAATCAACTGGAGTGCATCCGGCTCAATCCCTTGTATTGTCCGGTGAAATATGCCGTTCATCTGAAAAATGAAATGATTCACAAGGGCAGGGATATCCTCCTTCCTCTCTTTGAGGTTGGGAATTCTTAACCTCACTACATTTAACCTGTAAAGCAGGGCTTGAACAAACCGGCCATTCAAAGCCTCTTCTTCAAGCTTCACTGAACTTGCCGCGATGATGCGGATATCCAATGGCAGGGAACGTTTGCCGCCAATTCTGATCACGTTCCGATCCTCGATGACTCTGAGGATTTTGCTTTGCGCCGACAGATCCATTGCATGAATCTCATCCAGAAAAATGGTACCCCCGTTGGCCTGTTCAAATTTGCCGCT
This region includes:
- a CDS encoding iron-containing alcohol dehydrogenase, with translation MIVSFSRSVPVLFGPGASLRTGMKVRELGAKKVMCVYDKGVASAGISDKIIDNLKAAGIEIVLFDGVQADPPDTLMNEAAAIANKWKVDGVVGVGGGSSMDTAKGINVLLTNPPPISRYYVGSGAPHKPGKITVLIPTTAGTGSEMTGVTVVSDTASNSKKGVIGPAAVATLAIVDPELMLGLPPGITASTGMDAFAHAAEALTSEGMNPMSDVLAEKAIVLVIQNLSKAVKNGSDLEARTNMAFAALIAGISFNDSLIHWGHAIAHTLGAHYHIPHGIGCALALPAAIEFVADAVPEKVERIAQAMGLSLSKKLSPAKLGAKVAEAIRSLNREVGIPSLKEFKIKEASLEKIVGGVLTDDGAMFGPKRASAQQVLSMLKEVYKY